The Shewanella japonica genome has a window encoding:
- a CDS encoding 1,4-dihydroxy-2-naphthoyl-CoA synthase: protein MTQQVSDIFDPSLWDTVSGFDFEDITYHRAKDQGTVRIAINRPDCLNSFRPKTVDELYTALDHVRQWSDVGCVLITGNGPSAKGQHSFCAGGDQRIRGKDGYKYEGAEEGKPDVARMGRLHILEVQRLIRFMPKVVIAVVPGWAVGGGHSLHVVCDLTLASKEHAVFKQTDPDVGSFDSGYGSAYLAKMIGQKRAREIFFLGFNYSADEAFDMGMVNRSIPHAELETEALAWAKEINSKSPTAMRMLKYGFNLPDDGLVGQQLFAGEATRLAYGTDEAQEGRDAFLEKRDQDFSKFPWHY, encoded by the coding sequence ATGACTCAACAGGTTTCAGATATTTTTGACCCTTCTCTTTGGGACACAGTTAGTGGTTTCGACTTTGAAGATATCACTTATCACCGAGCAAAAGATCAAGGCACTGTTCGTATTGCGATAAACCGCCCTGATTGCCTCAATTCTTTCCGACCTAAAACAGTTGATGAGCTTTATACTGCGTTAGATCATGTTCGCCAATGGTCAGACGTTGGCTGTGTGCTCATTACCGGTAATGGTCCATCAGCAAAAGGCCAACACTCTTTCTGTGCCGGAGGAGATCAACGCATCCGCGGTAAAGACGGCTATAAGTATGAAGGGGCAGAAGAAGGTAAACCTGATGTCGCTCGTATGGGTCGCCTTCATATATTAGAAGTGCAACGCTTGATTCGTTTTATGCCGAAAGTGGTTATTGCTGTAGTCCCTGGTTGGGCTGTTGGCGGAGGTCATAGCTTACATGTTGTTTGCGATTTAACCCTTGCTTCGAAAGAGCACGCCGTTTTCAAACAAACCGATCCTGATGTCGGCAGTTTCGACTCTGGATATGGAAGTGCTTACTTAGCCAAAATGATTGGTCAAAAACGTGCTCGTGAAATTTTCTTCCTTGGGTTTAATTACTCAGCCGATGAAGCATTCGATATGGGCATGGTTAACCGCTCAATTCCTCACGCAGAGTTAGAAACAGAAGCTTTAGCTTGGGCAAAAGAAATTAACAGCAAATCGCCAACTGCCATGCGTATGCTTAAATATGGCTTTAACCTGCCAGATGACGGTTTAGTCGGTCAGCAACTATTCGCAGGAGAAGCGACTCGCCTTGCTTACGGGACTGATGAAGCACAAGAAGGTCGTGATGCCTTTTTAGAAAAACGCGACCAAGATTTTTCTAAATTCCCTTGGCACTACTAA
- the pstB gene encoding phosphate ABC transporter ATP-binding protein PstB encodes MNKLEVSNLDLFYGENHALKDISINIPSRQVTALIGPSGCGKSTLLRTLNRMNDLVAGVKITGTVAFEGEDIYADVDVKNLRMRVGMVFQKPNPFPMSIYENIAFGLKAQGVKDKAVLDKVVEDSLRGAALWEEVKDRLNTPAFGLSGGQQQRLCIARAIAMEPEVILMDEPTSALDPIATHKIEELMDELRKKFTIVIVTHSMNQAKRISDRTAFFWMGELVEQGETHQVFNNPQDSRTQGYVSGEFG; translated from the coding sequence ATGAACAAACTTGAAGTAAGCAACTTAGACCTATTTTACGGCGAAAACCATGCGTTAAAAGATATCTCAATTAACATCCCATCACGCCAAGTGACGGCTTTAATTGGGCCATCAGGTTGCGGAAAGTCAACACTGCTACGCACGCTAAACCGAATGAATGACTTGGTTGCAGGAGTCAAAATTACAGGCACTGTGGCATTCGAAGGTGAAGATATTTATGCCGACGTTGATGTAAAAAACCTAAGAATGCGAGTAGGTATGGTGTTTCAAAAGCCAAACCCTTTCCCGATGAGTATTTATGAAAACATCGCTTTTGGCCTTAAAGCCCAAGGCGTTAAAGATAAAGCTGTATTAGATAAAGTTGTTGAAGACTCATTACGTGGCGCAGCTTTATGGGAAGAAGTTAAAGACAGACTAAATACACCTGCTTTTGGTTTATCAGGTGGTCAACAGCAACGTTTGTGTATTGCCCGCGCGATTGCGATGGAGCCTGAAGTTATCTTAATGGATGAGCCAACCAGTGCACTTGATCCAATCGCAACCCATAAGATTGAAGAGCTAATGGATGAATTACGTAAAAAGTTCACCATTGTTATCGTGACTCACTCAATGAACCAAGCAAAGCGCATCTCGGATAGAACAGCTTTCTTCTGGATGGGTGAATTAGTAGAGCAAGGTGAAACGCACCAAGTATTTAATAACCCACAAGACTCACGCACTCAGGGTTATGTTAGTGGTGAGTTTGGTTAA
- a CDS encoding phosphate ABC transporter substrate-binding protein — MKKVIGLLTAVGLMTAPLVQAGTVTVSGSTSVAHVMEVLAENYQNTAKKNVEVQSTGSSAGIRAAKDGTSMIGMSSRNIKENELNDTTKEIVIARDGIAAAVNKANPVQDLTQEQISKIYRGEIKNWSEVGGEARPIVVVTRENGSGTRGAFEEIMDLQRTVNGHKVTAITPTAQVGNGNGMIKTIVANNPYAIGYISLGSVDDSLVALSVGGVEATDTNIAAGEYQIARPFIVLVNDQPHPNAQSFIDFIMSNDGQSIVAEEGYIRVQ; from the coding sequence ATGAAAAAAGTGATTGGTTTATTAACTGCTGTTGGCTTAATGACGGCACCTCTTGTTCAAGCTGGTACAGTGACAGTATCTGGTTCAACATCTGTTGCACACGTTATGGAAGTGCTAGCAGAGAACTATCAAAACACTGCTAAAAAGAATGTTGAAGTACAAAGCACTGGCTCTTCTGCTGGTATTCGTGCAGCGAAAGACGGCACCAGCATGATTGGTATGTCTTCTCGTAACATTAAAGAAAATGAGTTAAACGATACAACAAAAGAAATCGTTATTGCTCGTGACGGTATTGCTGCTGCAGTAAACAAAGCAAACCCAGTTCAAGACTTAACTCAAGAACAAATTTCAAAAATCTACCGCGGCGAAATCAAAAACTGGAGCGAAGTAGGTGGCGAAGCTCGTCCAATCGTTGTAGTAACTCGTGAAAACGGTTCTGGTACTCGTGGCGCTTTCGAAGAAATCATGGACTTACAACGTACTGTTAATGGCCACAAGGTAACGGCTATTACACCTACAGCTCAAGTAGGTAATGGTAACGGTATGATCAAAACAATCGTTGCGAATAACCCATACGCCATCGGTTATATCTCTCTTGGTTCAGTTGATGATTCTTTAGTTGCTCTAAGTGTAGGTGGCGTTGAAGCTACTGACACAAACATTGCAGCTGGCGAATACCAAATTGCTCGTCCATTCATCGTTTTAGTGAATGACCAGCCACACCCGAATGCACAAAGCTTCATCGACTTTATCATGTCAAATGACGGTCAAAGCATTGTTGCTGAAGAAGGTTACATCCGCGTTCAGTAA
- a CDS encoding NUDIX hydrolase, which translates to MTVKPILNANELAQEEALPDNTITNVSVDNLIFSMHEGKLKILLVKYNRGLAANKWGLIGHWVMMDENLEDAASRVVKQTTGVDNLYLDQLGAFGQVDRYPTRRIITVAFYSLVRFDETRLAMGNNAYEIEWFDVYNLPQLVFDHAEIIKSSLSNLKYKVHHEPIGFNLLPEKFTLLQLQEIYESILNSKLDKPNFRRKILKMNLLINCNEKQKNVAHRAAALFCFDKVVYEQLKQYGFNFEF; encoded by the coding sequence ATGACAGTAAAGCCGATTTTAAATGCCAATGAGTTAGCCCAAGAAGAAGCTTTGCCAGATAACACCATCACGAATGTGTCGGTGGATAATCTTATTTTCTCTATGCATGAAGGTAAGCTGAAAATTCTATTAGTGAAATACAATAGAGGATTAGCGGCAAACAAGTGGGGTCTTATTGGTCATTGGGTAATGATGGATGAAAACCTTGAAGATGCAGCATCGAGGGTTGTGAAACAAACAACAGGTGTCGATAACTTATATTTGGATCAGCTAGGCGCATTTGGTCAAGTCGATCGATACCCTACCCGTCGTATCATTACGGTTGCCTTTTATTCTTTAGTACGTTTTGATGAAACACGTTTAGCCATGGGCAATAACGCCTATGAAATTGAATGGTTTGATGTCTATAACTTACCGCAGCTCGTTTTCGATCACGCAGAAATTATTAAAAGCTCACTAAGTAATCTTAAATATAAAGTCCACCACGAACCAATTGGCTTTAATTTATTACCAGAGAAATTTACCCTGCTGCAGTTACAAGAGATTTACGAATCAATTCTTAACAGTAAGCTCGATAAGCCTAACTTTAGACGCAAGATATTAAAAATGAATCTATTGATCAATTGCAACGAAAAACAAAAGAACGTAGCTCATCGTGCTGCCGCATTATTTTGTTTTGATAAAGTGGTTTACGAACAGCTTAAACAGTATGGATTTAACTTCGAATTTTAA
- the pstC gene encoding phosphate ABC transporter permease subunit PstC produces MNTATKVQSQGLQLAQKKAMDIKEIFFHGLFLCCAMVGVLSVSTIGWFVFNEGLPAFKEAGVTEFVTGKEWLPPALYGILPMIVASMISTAGAVIIGVPIAILTAVFLAEIAPKWLADLVRPAVELLAGIPSVVYGFFGLVIIVPAIETIFNIPAGNTILAGIIVLAIMILPTVITISETSIRALPSVYKEGALALGASHIYSIFKVLIPAAKSGIFTGVALGVARAIGETMAIIMVMGNAPAMPGSLLEPARTLTANIAMEMSYATGIHSSALYATGIVLLVFIVLLNGSLLYLNRKRAY; encoded by the coding sequence ATGAATACAGCAACTAAAGTCCAATCACAAGGACTGCAACTTGCACAAAAAAAAGCCATGGACATCAAAGAAATTTTCTTTCATGGCCTTTTCCTATGTTGCGCTATGGTTGGCGTACTATCGGTTTCCACCATCGGATGGTTTGTATTTAACGAAGGTTTACCTGCATTTAAAGAAGCAGGTGTTACTGAGTTTGTAACAGGTAAAGAATGGCTGCCACCAGCACTTTATGGCATTTTACCTATGATTGTTGCCTCAATGATATCAACAGCTGGTGCTGTAATCATTGGTGTCCCTATTGCTATTTTAACCGCTGTATTTTTGGCAGAAATTGCCCCTAAATGGTTAGCAGATTTAGTTAGACCAGCAGTTGAGTTACTAGCTGGCATTCCTTCTGTTGTATACGGATTTTTTGGATTGGTGATTATTGTCCCAGCCATTGAAACGATTTTTAATATTCCTGCTGGTAACACCATTTTGGCGGGAATCATTGTGTTGGCAATTATGATTTTGCCAACCGTCATTACTATTTCAGAAACATCTATTAGAGCCTTACCTTCAGTGTATAAGGAAGGTGCGCTAGCCTTGGGCGCATCGCATATATACAGTATTTTTAAAGTACTGATCCCTGCCGCTAAAAGCGGCATCTTTACAGGCGTTGCACTGGGCGTTGCTCGTGCAATTGGTGAAACCATGGCCATCATTATGGTTATGGGTAACGCACCGGCTATGCCAGGTTCGTTATTGGAGCCTGCACGTACACTTACCGCTAACATCGCAATGGAAATGTCTTACGCAACAGGCATCCATTCAAGTGCACTGTATGCAACAGGTATTGTCTTATTGGTATTTATCGTTTTGCTTAACGGTTCATTGTTATACCTAAATCGCAAGAGAGCGTATTAA
- a CDS encoding YkgJ family cysteine cluster protein codes for MDCRLGCGACCIAPSITSPIPGMPDGKPAGERCIQLNDDNLCKLFGDPSRPKVCSDFTATIDVCSTSNEQALWLITDLESSTC; via the coding sequence ATGGACTGCCGTCTTGGTTGTGGTGCTTGCTGCATCGCACCTTCTATTACAAGCCCAATTCCAGGAATGCCAGATGGTAAACCTGCTGGTGAACGTTGTATTCAGTTAAATGATGACAACCTTTGTAAACTGTTCGGCGATCCCTCTAGACCTAAAGTATGCTCGGATTTTACTGCCACAATCGATGTGTGTAGTACGTCAAATGAACAAGCGCTTTGGTTGATTACTGATCTTGAATCATCCACTTGTTGA
- a CDS encoding outer membrane beta-barrel protein, which translates to MKYIFIIIMLQVSALTTAEELIDESHHVISLGGGLGVSRWAEVHGFDEERLNLKHHYDVAYRYQFTPCWGGEIGYMYQKITGTLILNPLTSAYIDKVSSFRLAAVYSQPLSQRSSFLFKLGIAQYNVIANFRYDDEHVVTDNEGVGALTSLGWQYNFAPNYEFSLVYTYQKFDTNTLTANFGYRF; encoded by the coding sequence GTGAAATACATATTCATCATCATTATGTTGCAAGTTTCTGCTTTGACCACAGCAGAGGAACTTATTGACGAATCTCATCACGTTATCAGTTTAGGTGGTGGCTTAGGAGTATCTCGCTGGGCTGAAGTACATGGTTTTGATGAAGAGAGATTAAACTTAAAACATCATTATGATGTCGCTTACCGTTATCAATTCACTCCTTGTTGGGGAGGCGAAATCGGTTACATGTATCAAAAAATAACTGGCACTCTTATTTTAAACCCGTTAACCAGTGCATACATAGATAAAGTATCTAGCTTTCGTCTTGCGGCTGTATACTCGCAGCCATTATCACAACGATCTTCTTTCTTATTTAAACTAGGTATTGCCCAATATAATGTCATTGCAAATTTTAGATATGATGATGAGCATGTGGTTACTGATAATGAAGGTGTTGGAGCATTAACATCCTTAGGTTGGCAATATAATTTTGCACCAAATTACGAGTTTTCTTTGGTTTATACCTATCAGAAGTTTGATACGAATACTTTAACCGCAAATTTTGGTTATCGGTTCTAG
- the ccoG gene encoding cytochrome c oxidase accessory protein CcoG codes for MTKESTSKDFSKQKRIKIHQPDANKADRFNPSNSIYVRAVTGLWTTVRRRIGWATMSFFLILPWLPWGDRQAVWFNLGEQKFHIFSLTIWPQDLTLLAALFTIAAFGLFFVTTYLGRVWCGYTCPQTVWTFIFIWFEEKFEGARNKRIKLDQMPWSFNKLWRKTAKHTSWVLVSLLTAMTFVSYFVPSREVYIDVFTLNADLSIYFWVVFFTLATYGNAGWMREIMCIHMCPYARFQAAMFDKNTYIVGYDAKRGETRGPRSRKANPVEMGLGDCIDCDLCVQVCPTGIDIRNGLQYECINCGACIDACDTTMERMGYDKGLISYTTENKLENIKETIVRPKLVGYGVALTVMILVFVYASATIAPVRMDVIRDRNALYRITNDGLVENTYTLKLLNKTEQAQEYQLSMTGLDNYQWTGPTDVSIQAGEVLTLPVSIAVDPGALERTVTKINLIVIANIDGKPVSIKQESRFFGD; via the coding sequence ATGACAAAAGAATCGACATCTAAAGATTTTTCCAAACAAAAGCGGATTAAAATCCATCAGCCAGATGCTAATAAAGCAGATCGTTTCAATCCAAGTAACAGTATTTATGTGCGTGCTGTAACCGGACTTTGGACAACAGTAAGAAGACGTATTGGTTGGGCAACCATGTCATTCTTTCTGATATTGCCATGGTTACCATGGGGAGACCGTCAAGCCGTTTGGTTTAATCTAGGTGAACAGAAATTCCATATCTTTAGTTTGACTATTTGGCCTCAAGATCTGACTTTGCTAGCAGCACTATTTACTATCGCTGCATTCGGCCTCTTTTTTGTGACCACTTATCTAGGCAGGGTATGGTGCGGCTATACTTGCCCACAAACGGTTTGGACGTTCATCTTCATTTGGTTTGAAGAAAAATTCGAAGGTGCCAGAAATAAGCGTATCAAGTTGGATCAAATGCCATGGAGCTTTAATAAACTTTGGCGAAAAACGGCGAAGCATACTTCTTGGGTACTTGTTTCACTATTAACTGCAATGACCTTTGTGTCTTACTTTGTGCCGAGTCGTGAAGTCTACATTGATGTTTTCACCCTAAACGCGGATCTAAGTATCTACTTCTGGGTCGTATTCTTTACTTTAGCAACCTATGGTAATGCTGGTTGGATGCGCGAGATTATGTGCATTCATATGTGTCCTTATGCTCGCTTTCAGGCTGCTATGTTTGATAAGAATACATATATAGTTGGTTATGATGCAAAGCGTGGTGAAACTCGAGGGCCAAGATCTCGTAAAGCAAACCCTGTAGAAATGGGATTGGGCGACTGCATAGATTGTGATTTATGTGTGCAAGTGTGCCCAACCGGAATCGATATTCGTAATGGCTTGCAATATGAGTGCATTAATTGCGGTGCTTGTATTGATGCCTGTGATACGACTATGGAAAGAATGGGCTATGACAAAGGCCTAATAAGTTACACCACCGAAAATAAACTTGAGAATATTAAAGAGACAATTGTTAGGCCAAAACTTGTTGGCTATGGCGTAGCGCTAACAGTCATGATACTCGTCTTTGTATATGCCAGCGCGACTATTGCGCCAGTGCGTATGGATGTCATTAGAGATAGAAATGCTTTATATCGTATTACTAATGACGGGCTTGTAGAAAATACATATACATTGAAGCTGCTCAACAAAACTGAACAAGCCCAAGAGTATCAACTTTCGATGACAGGTTTAGATAACTATCAGTGGACCGGTCCGACAGACGTTTCTATACAAGCTGGAGAAGTATTAACGCTTCCTGTCAGTATTGCGGTTGATCCAGGTGCTTTAGAGCGAACAGTGACAAAAATTAATCTAATTGTGATTGCAAATATCGATGGAAAGCCTGTTTCTATCAAACAAGAGTCAAGATTCTTTGGTGATTAA
- the pstA gene encoding phosphate ABC transporter permease PstA, whose product MFKFTQSNSLVSRQNQDKLLHGAIWAAAGITILFLLWVVWHILSNGLSHVSWEFITGAYTRIGEASGIWAMIVSTVYMVLLSLAFAAPIGIMTAIYLTEYAKPGSKFVQVIRFCTESLAGIPSIVYGLFGMTFFVTTLGLGFSILSGALTLAMLILPVIIRTTEEALMAVPMSYREGGYALGSSKIYTIWRLILPSALPGIVTSVILSTGRVIGESAPVFLTAGMVTQIPDSVLDSGRTLTVHLYKLTQELFTQHEWDQAYATATILIVLVLALNLATKVIATRLNKSS is encoded by the coding sequence ATGTTTAAGTTTACTCAATCAAACTCATTAGTATCGAGACAGAATCAAGATAAATTGCTTCATGGCGCTATTTGGGCTGCTGCCGGTATCACTATCTTATTTTTGTTATGGGTGGTTTGGCACATTCTCTCAAATGGATTAAGCCATGTTAGTTGGGAGTTTATTACTGGTGCCTATACCCGCATTGGCGAAGCTTCTGGTATTTGGGCGATGATTGTCTCAACGGTGTACATGGTATTGCTTTCACTCGCTTTCGCCGCACCAATTGGGATTATGACTGCGATATACCTTACTGAATATGCAAAACCTGGCAGTAAATTTGTACAGGTTATCCGTTTTTGTACTGAATCATTAGCTGGTATTCCATCAATTGTTTACGGCTTATTTGGTATGACATTCTTTGTCACGACCTTAGGCTTAGGCTTTTCAATCTTGTCGGGTGCATTAACGCTAGCTATGTTGATTTTACCCGTCATCATTCGTACTACGGAAGAAGCCTTAATGGCTGTCCCAATGAGCTACCGTGAAGGTGGTTATGCATTAGGCAGTAGTAAAATTTACACTATTTGGCGCTTAATATTACCAAGCGCTTTACCAGGTATTGTTACATCGGTCATTTTAAGTACTGGCCGCGTTATTGGAGAGTCAGCACCTGTATTTTTAACCGCTGGTATGGTGACTCAAATTCCTGACTCTGTATTAGATTCAGGCCGAACATTGACTGTTCATTTATATAAGTTAACCCAAGAGTTATTTACTCAGCACGAATGGGATCAAGCTTATGCCACTGCAACCATCTTAATTGTATTGGTATTAGCACTAAATTTAGCAACCAAAGTCATTGCTACCCGATTAAATAAATCTTCTTAG
- a CDS encoding DUF2061 domain-containing protein, translating to MKKTMTFAILHFSVAFTITYLLTGSIVIGGAVALIEPAVNTIVFYFHDKVWNKIEANSLANAIS from the coding sequence ATGAAAAAAACCATGACTTTCGCTATTTTGCATTTCAGTGTTGCATTCACCATTACATATTTACTAACTGGAAGTATTGTCATTGGTGGTGCTGTGGCATTAATAGAACCTGCCGTAAATACAATTGTTTTTTATTTCCATGACAAAGTTTGGAATAAAATAGAGGCAAACAGCTTAGCTAACGCTATCAGCTAG
- a CDS encoding potassium/proton antiporter codes for MTTEMIMIGMSILIVIGILLHHPSRTLGIPSLFIFMGVGLSLGNGEFNFVYDNLDKTAWIGGLALNVIVFVGGLNTSTDKIKIAYKEGGVLASFGVIFTTLIFACILYLLLDFNFVICLLFAAVVSSTDAAAVFSILESKKLKLKEETDTVLEFESATNDPVAMLMVIVLTEMALSSTQSVTISSLSLSLFTQIAVAIIVGFLIGKLAVTLLNKISLSEYGLIPVFVLASFIIATYGADLLGGNILLASYIAGVVIGNGIKRGQQVNLHFFNSLSWLAQALMFIVLGLQIFPQTLMTVFWISILPALLLIFVARPLAVQLCYLPFVKASWKKRLFISMIGLKGATPIVFALIPAAAGVPGAIDIVHMVFFFVLFSIFIQGGAIAPLANKLGLEKDKPAK; via the coding sequence ATGACCACAGAAATGATTATGATTGGAATGTCTATTCTGATCGTTATTGGCATTTTATTGCATCATCCTTCTCGTACCTTAGGGATCCCGTCGCTATTCATCTTTATGGGAGTGGGTCTTTCACTTGGTAATGGTGAGTTTAATTTTGTTTATGACAATTTGGACAAAACTGCATGGATTGGTGGCTTAGCGCTAAATGTGATTGTTTTTGTTGGTGGCCTTAATACCTCGACGGATAAAATTAAGATAGCGTATAAAGAAGGGGGCGTTTTGGCATCCTTTGGGGTGATATTTACCACTCTCATCTTCGCTTGTATTTTATATTTGCTGCTCGACTTCAATTTTGTAATTTGCCTACTATTTGCCGCTGTTGTGTCTTCAACGGATGCGGCGGCTGTATTTTCGATTTTAGAGTCGAAAAAGTTAAAGTTAAAAGAAGAAACCGACACCGTCTTGGAGTTTGAGTCAGCAACCAATGACCCAGTAGCTATGCTCATGGTTATTGTATTAACCGAGATGGCACTGTCTTCAACACAATCGGTTACTATATCTTCTTTAAGTTTGAGCTTGTTTACTCAAATCGCTGTTGCAATTATCGTCGGATTTTTAATTGGTAAGCTTGCTGTAACACTGCTAAATAAGATTAGTTTGTCAGAGTATGGCTTGATACCAGTGTTTGTATTAGCCAGCTTTATTATTGCGACTTACGGTGCTGATTTATTGGGGGGCAATATATTATTGGCTTCTTACATTGCGGGTGTCGTTATTGGGAACGGCATTAAAAGAGGGCAGCAAGTTAACTTGCACTTTTTTAACAGTTTATCTTGGTTGGCTCAGGCACTAATGTTTATTGTGTTAGGTCTACAAATATTCCCACAGACGCTGATGACCGTATTCTGGATATCTATACTTCCAGCTTTATTACTCATATTTGTTGCAAGGCCGCTTGCTGTTCAACTGTGCTATTTACCTTTTGTAAAAGCCAGTTGGAAAAAGCGACTATTCATTTCTATGATAGGCCTAAAGGGGGCAACACCTATTGTGTTTGCGTTAATACCTGCTGCAGCTGGTGTTCCAGGCGCAATTGATATTGTGCATATGGTGTTTTTCTTTGTCTTATTTTCTATCTTTATTCAAGGTGGAGCGATAGCGCCATTGGCAAATAAGCTAGGACTTGAAAAAGACAAACCTGCAAAGTAG
- a CDS encoding endo-1,4-beta-xylanase produces MFVPDNSLISCAGLKRFVPLLACLLLPVTLQAADDKTELQLKDHFAEQFKIGAALSEAQILDKKPGVLDLVAQQFNSLTAENVMKWEEIHPSPQQYNFSTPDKLVSFGQKHDMYMVGHTLLWHQQTPDWVFEDEKGNLLERDSLLERLQLHINTVLGQYKGKVQAWDVVNEAFNEDGTLRDSKWLAIIGPDYIEKAFEYAHQADADIALYYNDYNLFKPAKRKAVVKLVKQLQSKGIRIDGVGIQGHYALDYPDLNEVENSINAFADTGVTVMFTEVDVSVLPFPDEDNQGADISLDMALQQQFNPYADGLPSDVEQQLAQRYKQIIDLFIKHQQKIDRVTFWGVDDGQTWRNDWPMTGRTDYPLLFDRELQLKPFVKDIIN; encoded by the coding sequence ATGTTTGTACCTGATAATTCGCTAATAAGCTGCGCTGGTTTGAAGAGGTTTGTACCATTACTTGCTTGCCTACTTTTGCCTGTAACTCTGCAAGCCGCTGATGATAAGACAGAGTTACAATTAAAAGATCACTTTGCTGAACAATTTAAAATCGGTGCAGCATTAAGTGAAGCGCAAATCTTAGATAAGAAACCAGGTGTATTAGATTTGGTTGCTCAGCAGTTTAATAGTTTAACTGCTGAAAATGTCATGAAATGGGAAGAAATTCACCCAAGCCCTCAGCAATATAACTTTAGTACGCCTGATAAATTGGTGAGTTTTGGTCAGAAACATGACATGTATATGGTAGGACATACATTGTTATGGCATCAGCAGACGCCAGATTGGGTATTTGAAGACGAGAAGGGTAATTTACTTGAGCGTGACTCTTTACTTGAAAGACTACAGTTACATATCAATACCGTGTTAGGGCAATATAAAGGCAAGGTGCAAGCATGGGATGTTGTTAATGAGGCGTTTAATGAGGACGGTACACTTCGCGATTCAAAGTGGTTAGCTATCATCGGCCCTGACTATATTGAAAAAGCGTTTGAATATGCACATCAAGCAGATGCTGATATTGCGCTTTATTACAATGACTACAATTTATTTAAGCCTGCAAAACGTAAAGCGGTGGTTAAGTTAGTTAAGCAACTTCAATCAAAAGGTATTCGCATTGATGGTGTTGGGATTCAAGGGCATTATGCATTGGATTATCCTGATTTGAATGAAGTTGAAAACTCAATTAATGCATTTGCTGATACAGGCGTCACCGTTATGTTTACAGAGGTTGATGTATCAGTATTACCCTTTCCAGATGAAGACAATCAAGGCGCAGATATCAGCTTAGATATGGCATTGCAGCAACAGTTTAATCCTTATGCTGACGGACTTCCTTCAGATGTTGAGCAACAACTTGCGCAGCGTTATAAGCAAATCATTGATTTATTTATAAAGCACCAACAAAAAATCGATCGTGTGACATTTTGGGGGGTCGATGATGGTCAAACTTGGAGAAACGATTGGCCAATGACAGGCCGAACAGATTACCCATTGTTATTTGATCGTGAGCTGCAATTAAAACCGTTTGTAAAAGACATCATAAACTAA